The Oceanispirochaeta sp. M1 DNA window ATGCCGGTATGCAGAAAATTGCTTCCGGTCAGGCTACTGCTGCTGAAATTGCTGCAGAAGTTGAAGGACTGCTCCGTTAATTCTATAATTTAGAATAACCATGCTCAGGGAGGATGAAAATCCTCCCTGTTTTTCCAAAAGCCGGTATCCTTTCCTATGAAAAAAATACCGGCAGTTTTTGACGAAAGAGCTTTCCACAGTACAGCCCGAAAGCCCCTTTTGAGGAGTAATTAATTGAATTTACGTGATCGAAAAGCACTTGTGACGTATCTGGGAATGATAGCGCCGGGCGTTTTGATTTATCTGTTCATCGTTGCCTACCCCATTTTCAACTCAGTCTGGCTCAGCCTGACTGACTACAATCCCAACAGGGGAGGAGAATGGAACTTCCTTGGACTGTATCATTACAAAGCCATGCTTGCGGACCCGAACTTCTGGCATTCATTCAAAAACAATATGATAGTTGTTGCCGTATCCGTATTCGGACAGATACCAGTAGCCTTTGTGCTGGCCTATATACTATATAGAAACAAAGTTAAGGGCGGACTCTTTTTTCAGTCCATGGTTTTCCTGCCCCAGTTTCTTTCTACCATTGTTATCGGGATTCTATGGAAAAGACTGTTTTCCGCAGACGGACCCGCTTCAAGACTGATCCAGATCGTCACAGGCGATTCTACGGCTCAGTTTGATTTAATGCTGAGAGCAGATACGGTTATGTATCCCATAGGCTTTGCCCTTATCTGGATGTATACCGGATTTTATATGATTATTTTCCTGGCCAACCTGCAGAAAATGAATAAGAGCATGATTGAAGCTGCTAAAATTGACGGTGCAACAGAGCCTCAAATCTTCGGCAGAGTTATTCTGCCCCTACTCACAGGTACCATTCTGGTATCAACAATTCTGGCAATTGCGGGATCACTCAGAGGTTTCGACCTTATATTCGCCATGACAACTCAGGGTCTTCAGCGTAATAATGCAATGGTACTGCCGATTTTCATGTATCAGACAGCCTTCCAGGACTACCGTAATGAAATGCGTTTTGCCTACGGTTCGGCAATCTCCAATGCAATTGTCGTAATCTCAGTTGGCCTGATCCTCGTGAGTAACTGGATTGGAAAACGTTTTGACACGGATGAGGATGTTGTAGGATGACAAACGAAATAATAAGAAGAAAGACTCCCGGAGCCTTTATCGGAACAATATTATCCTACTCAATTTTCATCTTATGGGCACTGATTACAGTTGTACCTCTGGGATGGATGTTTTACTCCTCATTTAAATCCAATGAAGAGCTCACAAGGGATATTTATGCTCTCCCTCACGACCTTTTCGACAACTATGAAGATGAATACATAGTTGTTGCTCCCGCTCTGAATATAGTCCCCGACTATGACACTAAGAAAGATACAAGAGAGCGTCTGATGATTGAATCAACATCCATCAGCCCTACCAGACGTCTTATGATGCACTTTCTTGTAAAAGAAGATCTGCCAACTGAAATTGCCAGCCGGAAACCGGGTGATTTTGTTATTGTAAATGAACTTCCGAAAAAGATGCAGAAGATGATCCACCATAAAACTGTATGGTTTAACTACAGATCCGCCATTCAAAGGGCCGGCCTGGGCGGTAAGTTCATAAACAGTATAATTTATGCCGGTGTATCAACCTTCCTGATAGTTATTTTCGGCTGTATGATTGCCTTTGCAATCAGTAAGATGCAGTTTAAGGTACTCTCCAGAATTATCACGGCTCTTATCGGACTGGGGTACCTTTTAAGCGTCAACTCGGTAATTATCCCTTTGTTTCTGCTCCTGTCTAAAGTAGGACTGACAGATACACATCTGGGAATTATCATGGTTTATGTAGCATTCGGTATGCCCCTTTCAGTACTCCTGGGTACTCAGTTTATGCGGGGACTGCCTAATTCACTGGTTGAATCCGCCTATATTGACGGTGCTTCTGCGTTTAGAACATTCTGGAGCATTATTATTCCCATGACTGTGCCTGTAATTATTACCATCAGTATTATCTCTGCTCTGGGAATCTGGAATGAGTTTCTCCTTGTTCTGGTACTGTCCAGCTCTGACTTTACCAAATCTCTGCCTGTAGGAGTCTACTCCTTTACAAGCCTTACCAGTCAGCAGCTGGGCTGGCAGCTTGCAGCCCTGGTAATCGCAACGATTCCTGTTATGATTGTTTATTTCACTTTTAATAAACAGATAACCAAGGGAGTTGTTGCAGGTGCTGTTAAGGGATAAAATAACTTAGAACTTAAATCAGGGGTACCGGAAGTTTCCGGTGCCCTTTTTTATCTACCCACCGGAGGGGGGAGAGGCAGGCCCGGTCGTTTGTGACTGGGCGTCCTTCCGGAGGCTACAGATAAGAATAAGGAAATAAAATGAATAAGATAAATCTTGCGGGGACCTGGAGCCTCAAATCAACTGACCACAAAGTCAGTACTCAGATAGAACTTCCCGGCGATATCTACACGGCCCTCATTAATGCTGAAATTATCCCCCATCCATATAAAGACCAAAACGAACTTGAAACCCAATGGGTTCACCAGCTTGACTGGATTATGGAAAAAACAATAGAAATCTCTGAAATTCCCTCGGGGAGTCTTCAATATTTCCATGGGGAAGTTCTTGATACGGCAGCCCGGATTGAGGTCAATGGAATTGAAATAGGCAGCAGTGACAATATGTTTGTTCCCGCCTGGTTTGATACTGCAGATGCCTTGAAGACAGGAAAAAACAGTTTCAAAATTTATATAGATTCTGCCGAGAAAACGGCCGTTAAAAGGGCGGAACTCCACCCCTACATAATACCGGCACAACCCGCACCCGTAGAATCACCTGCACGAAACTTTCTGAGAAAGGTTCAGTGTCACAGCGGATGGGACTGGGGTCCCTGCATTATGACAGGGGGTGTTTATCAGAGCATCGAACTGGATTTTACGGATATCCGTCTTGAAGGACTCAATTATGACCTTGAGAAGAGAGGTGATGACTGGGAGCTGACCGTAAAAGGAACTGTTTATGCCGGATCAGATATGGAAGCACTCCTTCAGATATCTGTGGCCGATGCGGTTCTGGAAGAGGCTGTGCCATTGAATGAAGGGATCTACTCTCTTGAAAAAACACTTCTTGTAAAATCACCTGAGCTCTGGTGGCCCAACGGAGAGGGAGAGCAGAGACTATACGATCTGAATATCAACCTGGGAGATAGAAAAGAAAAACTCATCGTTGGATTCAGAACCCTCGAAGTGGTGAATGATGAAGATGCAATCGGGCTTTCCATGTACTTCAGGGTCAACGGACGGGATATTTTTGCCAAGGGTGCCAACTGGATTCCCACGGATGCCCTTCCCTCATCCCAGGATGAAGATAAAACTACCTACCTCCTTGAATCTGCGGCTGCAGTCCATATGAACATGATCCGTGTATGGGGGGGAGGTCAGTATGAAACTGAACATTTCTACAATAAATGTGATGAACTTGGACTCCTGATCTGGCAGGATTTTATGTTTGCCTGTTCCCTCTATCCAAGCAATCCTGAATTCCTGAATTCAGTAGAGAATGAGGTAAAAGCACAGATTCCAAGACTTAAAAGTCATCCCTGTATGGCACTTTTCTGTGGAAACAATGAAGATCTGGGAGCCTTGACCTGGTATGAAGAGGCCAGGAAGAACAGGGACCGTTATCTGGTGGATTACGACCGTCTGAACGAAGGAGTTATCGGGAAAGCCGTAAAAGAACTGGCACCCGGACACAGCTGGTGGCCAAGCTCACCATCAGCCGGAGAGGGTGACTACTCAGACTGCTGGCATGACGACAGCCGTGGAGATATGCATTACTGGTCTGTATGGCATGAGGGCAAACCCTTTGAAAGCTACTACGACATCCTACCCCGCTTCTGCAGCGAGTTCGGATTTCAGTCCTTCCCCACATACAATATGGTCAGTGAATATGCGGATGAAGATATGCAGAACGTCACAAGCCCCGTGATGATGCATCATCAGAAGAATCTAAAGGGGAATGAAATTATCATATCCACCCTGAGCCGATATTTCCGATTTCCCCATGGGTTCAAGGACTTTATCTACCTCAGTCAGGTACAGCAGTCCTGGGCCATTCAGACTGCGGTGGAATACTGGAGAAGTAACCGTCCCACCTGTATGGGAGCACTTTACTGGCAGCTCAATGACAACTGGCCTGTGGCCTCCTGGGCATCAATTGACTATTCAGGAGCCTGGAAACTTCTACACTACGGAGCAGCCCGCTTCTTCAATCCCCTCCTGATTGCCGGGTGGATGAAGGATGGAAATATCACAGCTGCTGCCGTAAACGACAGAGCCGAAGATATAAAAGCAAAGGCCAGACTGATATTCAGAAATTTCAGCGGGGAGATCCTGCGGACTGTTGAAAAAGAGCTCGACCTTAAGGCCGGATCTGCACAGCAGTTTTATACTGAAGAACTTGAAGATGAGAAGAGCAGACAGAACTCCTATCTGGAACTTGTTCTGGAAACGGAAAAAGAGACCCTTAAGAATACCCTCTTCCTCCACGTTCCCAGAATGTGCAGCCTTGAAGAGGCTGATGTTCAGATGAAGGTCAACAGCATTGAGAACGGTGAAAGTAAATACACAATAGAACTGAAAACCGATAAACCAGCCTTTTTTATCCACTTAAGAGGTCAGAAAGGTGATGTATTCTCTGATAACGGTTTCCATATGGGTCCGGGAGAGATAAAAGTGATCGACTTCAGCCCTGCAGATGAAAAAGTCATTGACCCTGAACTGACCCACCTGAGGAAAAGTTACTGAAAGCTGCTGCCGGGCTTGTCCCGGCAGACAGCCGGGATTTATCTCAGCGGGAATAAAAAAAACCATCCCGCCATCTGTATCTGTTGTATTTTAATATCTTTAAGAGTAAGAATAGATTATTATTTAAGATATATCATATTTCCCCGGGAGATTTAATTATGCCAGACAATACTCAGATTAAAAGCAAGGTCCTTACCTTTGATACAGACATTACGGTGCTCCCGAAACTCCGGGCCATTTTCGATGCGAATAATCTGACAGGAATGCGCAGCGTGGGAGATCCTGCCATAGCGAGTATTATCCTGGAGAAGAATATCCACTTGGGTGCCCTCTTTGTAAATAATCAGGGAGACTGGCTGAATCTGAGCCGGGAACTGAAGAAGCTGCGCCCCGAACTCCCCCTCTTCCTCCGTGTAGAGGAGAAAAAAGATGAAAAAAAACTATCCTTTGACGATGCACTGCTCTTTGATGGTGTTTTTCATATCAGTGAGGAAGAACGGATAGTGAAATATCTTAAGACCCATATTTTCATCAGGGACTATCCGGTTGAAATGATCAGACACATACAGGAATTTTCACTGAATGCCTTCAAATATATGATTCCTGAAGCAAGTGTACACTGCCCGGCACCTCTGGTTATAAGAGACAAGGTTATATATGGTGAAATTACTTCATTGATTCCTATTACAACTAACTGGTGCCGCGGCTATTTGATGCTGCAGACCAATATGAAAGAACTCCACTCTCTATTGAAAAGGACTCAGAATCCCGCGTTCAATGGAACCATTGAAGAGGTTATACCTCCAGTGATTGCTGAACTGACAAACCTTATGTGGGGTGGATTCAAGACTGTATTTTTAAAGGAAGGATTCCTGGAAGAGACAGGTCCGGATATTCAGGTACCCATACTGATCAATCATCAAAAAAAGAATATTTCTTTCGGCGGTGATATTCCCCAGCTCTGTTTTGGATACATATTTAAAGATCCCCTGGGACTGAATAATCAGACAAAGATAGTACAAAAATTTATCTTCAACCTGAACTGGAATCCGGACCTTGTGAAAGAGTACGATTTTAAATCTCTTGTTGAACAGGGCAGTATAGAGCTGTTCTAAGGCCTTTCCGGTCTGAAGACCGGCCAGGATCGTTTGCCCGCTATGGTGGAAAGCTCATCTCCCGGATGTACGCATACGGGATACTCACAGGACTCCAGCAGGGGCAGATCGTTCAGGCTGTCGGTGTAAAAAGCACATTCCGCCCATGAAATACCCTCCCTGTCCAGGTAATCCTGTGCCCAGTGTACCTTTCCATCCTGAAAACAGAGAGGCATCTTCATCCCTGTTATTTTATCTTCTTCATAGATATAGGAACTGGCCAGACATCCGTCCAGCCCGAGAATATCTTTAAATGCTCCGCCGATTATTTCATCCTGAGCAGTGATCAGAACATTCCTGATACCCCTTTCCCTGTTTTCTTTAAGAATCTCCCGGACAGCAGGATAGACAAAACGGGCCTCTGTATGTGAGGCAAAGGATTCTGCCATTTTTTTATAGTCTTCAAGTTTCAGTGAACGGGCCCTTTTCAGATGATACTCACGGTAAGCATCAGGAGTGAGGGTATGGCTGTAATAGAGACGGGAGATTTTTCTAAGACGCAGCAGATCCGACAGCCCTTTATGACTCCTCCGGCTACGCCAGAGTGCCCAGAGAAGATCGGTATCCCTGTATGTAATAGTCTCATCCAGATCAAAGAATGCCAGTTTGATCCCCTCGGGAGGACTCATTTCTGCAGGAACGCTTTTTTTACTCATGGTCGTGATTATATATTAATCCTTGACAGTATGAATATCTGCCCCCTACCATCTTCTAATATAAAGAACGGAAGATTAATAATAGAAGGATGTACAGAATGGCAGCAATCAAACTGGAAAAAGAGTCTATTAAATCCAACTGTAAAATGGATGATAAATACGATCTTATTATCATCGGCTCCGGTATATCCGGCCTGACAACGGCCCTTCTATGGCAGAAAACACATCCCCATGAAAAAATTCTGATAATCGAAAAAG harbors:
- a CDS encoding glycoside hydrolase family 2 protein translates to MNKINLAGTWSLKSTDHKVSTQIELPGDIYTALINAEIIPHPYKDQNELETQWVHQLDWIMEKTIEISEIPSGSLQYFHGEVLDTAARIEVNGIEIGSSDNMFVPAWFDTADALKTGKNSFKIYIDSAEKTAVKRAELHPYIIPAQPAPVESPARNFLRKVQCHSGWDWGPCIMTGGVYQSIELDFTDIRLEGLNYDLEKRGDDWELTVKGTVYAGSDMEALLQISVADAVLEEAVPLNEGIYSLEKTLLVKSPELWWPNGEGEQRLYDLNINLGDRKEKLIVGFRTLEVVNDEDAIGLSMYFRVNGRDIFAKGANWIPTDALPSSQDEDKTTYLLESAAAVHMNMIRVWGGGQYETEHFYNKCDELGLLIWQDFMFACSLYPSNPEFLNSVENEVKAQIPRLKSHPCMALFCGNNEDLGALTWYEEARKNRDRYLVDYDRLNEGVIGKAVKELAPGHSWWPSSPSAGEGDYSDCWHDDSRGDMHYWSVWHEGKPFESYYDILPRFCSEFGFQSFPTYNMVSEYADEDMQNVTSPVMMHHQKNLKGNEIIISTLSRYFRFPHGFKDFIYLSQVQQSWAIQTAVEYWRSNRPTCMGALYWQLNDNWPVASWASIDYSGAWKLLHYGAARFFNPLLIAGWMKDGNITAAAVNDRAEDIKAKARLIFRNFSGEILRTVEKELDLKAGSAQQFYTEELEDEKSRQNSYLELVLETEKETLKNTLFLHVPRMCSLEEADVQMKVNSIENGESKYTIELKTDKPAFFIHLRGQKGDVFSDNGFHMGPGEIKVIDFSPADEKVIDPELTHLRKSY
- a CDS encoding chemotaxis protein CheX, producing the protein MPDNTQIKSKVLTFDTDITVLPKLRAIFDANNLTGMRSVGDPAIASIILEKNIHLGALFVNNQGDWLNLSRELKKLRPELPLFLRVEEKKDEKKLSFDDALLFDGVFHISEEERIVKYLKTHIFIRDYPVEMIRHIQEFSLNAFKYMIPEASVHCPAPLVIRDKVIYGEITSLIPITTNWCRGYLMLQTNMKELHSLLKRTQNPAFNGTIEEVIPPVIAELTNLMWGGFKTVFLKEGFLEETGPDIQVPILINHQKKNISFGGDIPQLCFGYIFKDPLGLNNQTKIVQKFIFNLNWNPDLVKEYDFKSLVEQGSIELF
- a CDS encoding HAD family phosphatase, with the translated sequence MSKKSVPAEMSPPEGIKLAFFDLDETITYRDTDLLWALWRSRRSHKGLSDLLRLRKISRLYYSHTLTPDAYREYHLKRARSLKLEDYKKMAESFASHTEARFVYPAVREILKENRERGIRNVLITAQDEIIGGAFKDILGLDGCLASSYIYEEDKITGMKMPLCFQDGKVHWAQDYLDREGISWAECAFYTDSLNDLPLLESCEYPVCVHPGDELSTIAGKRSWPVFRPERP
- a CDS encoding carbohydrate ABC transporter permease; amino-acid sequence: MNLRDRKALVTYLGMIAPGVLIYLFIVAYPIFNSVWLSLTDYNPNRGGEWNFLGLYHYKAMLADPNFWHSFKNNMIVVAVSVFGQIPVAFVLAYILYRNKVKGGLFFQSMVFLPQFLSTIVIGILWKRLFSADGPASRLIQIVTGDSTAQFDLMLRADTVMYPIGFALIWMYTGFYMIIFLANLQKMNKSMIEAAKIDGATEPQIFGRVILPLLTGTILVSTILAIAGSLRGFDLIFAMTTQGLQRNNAMVLPIFMYQTAFQDYRNEMRFAYGSAISNAIVVISVGLILVSNWIGKRFDTDEDVVG
- a CDS encoding carbohydrate ABC transporter permease; protein product: MTNEIIRRKTPGAFIGTILSYSIFILWALITVVPLGWMFYSSFKSNEELTRDIYALPHDLFDNYEDEYIVVAPALNIVPDYDTKKDTRERLMIESTSISPTRRLMMHFLVKEDLPTEIASRKPGDFVIVNELPKKMQKMIHHKTVWFNYRSAIQRAGLGGKFINSIIYAGVSTFLIVIFGCMIAFAISKMQFKVLSRIITALIGLGYLLSVNSVIIPLFLLLSKVGLTDTHLGIIMVYVAFGMPLSVLLGTQFMRGLPNSLVESAYIDGASAFRTFWSIIIPMTVPVIITISIISALGIWNEFLLVLVLSSSDFTKSLPVGVYSFTSLTSQQLGWQLAALVIATIPVMIVYFTFNKQITKGVVAGAVKG